Genomic window (Nicotiana sylvestris chromosome 7, ASM39365v2, whole genome shotgun sequence):
TAATAAATCGCCACTTGTCATTCAACTCTGTTTTAGGGGACCGTTCATGGACTCCCTTTAAACGGTTTTTCTAGCAGTCCGTCATTCTCGTAGCCATAACTGTTCTCCTGATTTTATTTTGCCTTTGAATATTTGTCCGTACATTCTTTATACGTAAAACTGTTGTAAACAAATTATAGCAAAGAAAAAACTTGAAACCATGTGGAAAACTTCATGTTATGTGTTGAAACGGACGGTTACATCAGCTGCAAGGGCAAACAAGAATGGGTTAATTAGTCAACATGGATGGTTTAACGGGTCGAGCCGGGTTATGGGTGGGTATTATTTCAGTTCGGGAGGAGAAAACAAGAATGGGAATGGAGGGTTAATTAGTCAAGAGGAAGCAAAGAGGTTGATGAGATTGGTGAATGTGGAGGAGCTGAAGACGAGGCTAGGGATGGAGAGTAAAGAGGTTATTGGGTATTCGGAGTTACTGAGAGTGTGTGAGAATATTGGTTTGGCGAAAACACAAGGCGAAGCTGTGGCTTTTGCAAGAGTGCTTGATGAGGCTGGGGTAATTTGGCTTTTCAGAGATAAAGTTTATCTTCACCCTAATAaggtatttttctcttttaatttcacCCCTTCTTAATATATGGATTTTCTTTTTTGCCCACATGGAGTCGGTTGGAACCCGACAAATTCGAAGATAAAGTGCTCCCTACTAAATGAAACTCCAATTGATAAGACATCTGATTAAGGACGAAATATAATATGTATGAATGTATCTTTCATTCTTTTTTTGTATGTGGGATAGTGGGAAAAGGGGTTTGATTTCTTTGTATATGATTTACTATGATTTAATGTATCTTTTAAGTCCAACTTGGTTGTTTCTGAATTTGCATTTGACTAATAATACTTTTATATGTGCAGGTAGTTGATGAAATAAGAAGGGCAGTGCCTCTAGCACTTCTACCTGAAGATGATCCTACAAAAGATGAGCTAAAGAATCTGCAGGAGAAGAAGGATAAAATTGATGAGGTTGCACATAAGCAGGTGCGTCGCATTTTGTGGACTGGATTGGGGGTTGGTATTTTACAGATTGGGCTCTTCTTCCGCCTTACCTTCTGGGAATTCTCTTGGGATGTAATGGAACCAATTACATTTTTCACTACTAGTACTGGTTTAATACTGGGATATTTTTACTTCCTCATTACTTCTAGAGACCCAACATACCAAGATTTGTTGAAGAGGCTTTTCCTTGCAAGGCAGAGGAAGCTCATCAAAAAGAATAATTTTGATATTCAGAGGTTTGTGGAGTTACAAAAGAAATGCAAATTACCCATCAATGGACAAGCATCGCTCAAACATCGCTTAGGGATACAACTGGAACTGGAGGATCTTTTACATGGTCACTGAAACACATCTCTCACATACATACTTCATTTACTTATCTTTCAACCAAGGCAAACCAGATTGTTTTGGAAGAGAAGTGAAATCTTTTTTGGGGGAATTCAGAAAATTACTTAAAAGTAACCAACCAAACACCTTTTTAGAAGAAAATTTTCTTAGAGCTGTACAAATGGGCATGTATTCTTCAACATCTTCTTTCAAGGTAGGCTTAGAAAGAAGTAATTCTTGACCATCATATTTCAATTAAGCTTACAGATCTCATATGTTAGCTTGTTATCTTGAAGTTGTATGTAGAGACTGATGTTATACATtcgattttgaatttttgttgttccACTAGTGATAATGTAGCTTGTAATATCGAAAAATTGGGCGAAGATTGCAAAGAATATAATCGTGATTGCATAGATGCTTTTTATACTAGATTCTTTGTTGGTGGGATAAGAGGGTTAGCTAAATTTACTCTTTTTTTAGTTGACGACTAGTAATTTACCTTTCCGTAGGAGAAGGTATCAAATATGTATGACGCGGACACATCTCTTCTTATCTTTTCTTGATTTATCTTTCACTCAATGTCTTCTTCAGTAAAGACCTCATTGTCTTCTTCATACATGGGCTTGACTAAGGATTTGCAAATGTGAGGAATAGGCTTCGAGATAACcaaactatttttattttttttgcggTCTTTGGCCCATTTTCGATCAGCTtctgtgggcttgaatcctagGCCTAAAGTGTCTCTCTTTTCGTAAGCCATGATGGGCTCAGTGATGCCTTGCAGAGATGCCCCTAGCCCTTTTCCTGGTTTGTACCATTTTTCAACATCTGGGTTGCTTGTAGTAGATAGTGCGGTCCCCTCTTCGCATCTATCAGCGACTACTATGTCGAAGGCATGGTAAACAATAGATTCGTTGTCCTTTCTGGCTTCGAGGCATGGGATTGAGGGGTCTTTATATATTGAGAGCTCATCCTCCTCTTGGACAACTATTTCTTGGTTGTCATGCTCAAATTTGACTACTTGATGGAGCGTGGAGGCGATGGCCTGAGCAGTGTGGACCTACGGTCTTCCAAGGAATGATTTTTAATCCTTGAAGGGTGGAGACAGGGAAAATATTGACCCCTGAATCGCCATCAATCATCTCTATTCACGTAATGCTCCTAGCACTTGACGGTCACGTGAAGGGCTCTATTAAGACCGCCCCATGAATAGGTAATTTACTATCACTGAAAGATATCTTGTTTAGATCAAAGAATCGTTCAGCCATTCTCTCTATTGGCTCACTGTTGTCGAATCTAGGATATATGCTTCATTCAAGGTTTCGATCAGCACCTTGCAGTGTTCATCTCAGCTCAATAGTAAT
Coding sequences:
- the LOC104246466 gene encoding calcium uniporter protein 6, mitochondrial-like isoform X2, producing MWKTSCYVLKRTVTSAARANKNGLISQHGWFNGSSRVMGGYYFSSGGENKNGNGGLISQEEAKRLMRLVNVEELKTRLGMESKEVIGYSELLRVCENIGLAKTQGEAVAFARVLDEAGVIWLFRDKVYLHPNKVVDEIRRAVPLALLPEDDPTKDELKNLQEKKDKIDEVAHKQRPNIPRFVEEAFPCKAEEAHQKE
- the LOC104246466 gene encoding calcium uniporter protein 5, mitochondrial-like isoform X1, which encodes MWKTSCYVLKRTVTSAARANKNGLISQHGWFNGSSRVMGGYYFSSGGENKNGNGGLISQEEAKRLMRLVNVEELKTRLGMESKEVIGYSELLRVCENIGLAKTQGEAVAFARVLDEAGVIWLFRDKVYLHPNKVVDEIRRAVPLALLPEDDPTKDELKNLQEKKDKIDEVAHKQVRRILWTGLGVGILQIGLFFRLTFWEFSWDVMEPITFFTTSTGLILGYFYFLITSRDPTYQDLLKRLFLARQRKLIKKNNFDIQRFVELQKKCKLPINGQASLKHRLGIQLELEDLLHGH